In Firmicutes bacterium ASF500, a single genomic region encodes these proteins:
- a CDS encoding IS21 family transposase ISMac9 — MTEFTMDRLRENLEALKMKNTLEILDNYLERAVADKLNIVEVLDHIFSEEAKSKRKRAYEKQIQMSGFPIKKTLDDFDFSFQPSIDKRQIDELATMRFLENGENVVFLGPPGVGKTHLASALGLVAAQHRFSTYYINCHQLIEQLKKAHFENRLPDKLKVLAKYRMLIIDEIGYLPMDIQGANLFFQLIARRYEKTSTVFTSNKTFSQWNEVFADVTIASAILDRVLHHCTVINIKGESYRLKERKEFMRQKQQIVNTLFEQGSC; from the coding sequence ATGACTGAATTTACTATGGACAGGCTGAGGGAAAACCTGGAAGCCCTTAAAATGAAAAACACCCTGGAGATTCTGGACAACTACCTGGAACGGGCGGTGGCGGACAAGCTCAACATTGTGGAGGTTTTGGATCACATTTTCTCAGAAGAAGCCAAATCCAAGCGGAAACGGGCCTATGAGAAGCAGATCCAGATGTCTGGCTTCCCCATTAAGAAGACCCTGGACGACTTCGATTTCTCTTTCCAGCCCTCCATCGATAAACGCCAAATCGATGAGTTGGCCACCATGCGCTTCCTGGAGAACGGGGAGAATGTGGTTTTCCTCGGCCCGCCAGGCGTGGGCAAGACCCATTTGGCCTCCGCCCTGGGCCTGGTGGCAGCACAGCACCGTTTCTCCACCTACTACATCAACTGCCACCAGCTTATTGAGCAGCTCAAAAAGGCCCACTTTGAGAACCGCCTGCCGGACAAGCTCAAAGTTCTGGCCAAGTACAGGATGCTCATCATTGACGAAATCGGCTATCTCCCTATGGATATCCAGGGCGCAAATCTCTTTTTCCAGCTCATTGCCAGACGGTATGAAAAAACGTCTACCGTTTTTACCTCCAACAAGACTTTCTCCCAGTGGAACGAGGTCTTTGCCGACGTCACCATCGCCTCCGCCATCCTGGATCGTGTACTGCATCACTGCACCGTTATCAACATCAAGGGTGAGTCTTACCGCCTGAAAGAACGCAAAGAATTTATGCGTCAGAAACAGCAAATCGTGAACACTCTTTTTGAGCAAGGCAGCTGCTGA
- the smc_3 gene encoding Chromosome partition protein Smc, which produces MSEMEVTEGRLLSQDFGVGGPPVDSGKTPDILAAEIRTIKSQTGRMVLNASIEVGRRLTEAKSKLPHGSWGEYLRNEVDYSPSQAQNLMRVFREYGSDQQSLFGGEAKSQTFGRLTFSQALSLLVIPDEDEREKFVLENDVEHMSVRELNEALKARDEAEEKAAAAEDEARGLRQETERLREELADQAQVYKAKLTAADVETTEANRKAREAQEALDKQREKAQRLQDALSEANTSAQAAEGEHARLTQELEELRNRPAEADTAAVEAARQAAIAEMTEKVDKAKDAKEKAEEKRKAAEESLEAAQKELADLKAKGPEVRELTQEEKDALTAEAVERIKAENAERMQALEKQLSKADPDTTTLMVLFKGWQETYAKMQETLRRIEAADRDKAQRLRGGIRKALETTLEQMT; this is translated from the coding sequence ATGAGCGAAATGGAAGTAACCGAGGGCCGGCTCCTCAGTCAGGACTTTGGGGTGGGCGGCCCTCCTGTGGACTCCGGCAAAACGCCTGACATCCTGGCGGCGGAGATCCGCACAATCAAGTCGCAGACCGGCAGGATGGTGCTCAACGCCTCTATTGAGGTTGGGCGGCGGCTGACGGAGGCCAAGTCCAAACTGCCTCACGGGAGCTGGGGCGAGTATCTGAGAAACGAGGTGGACTACTCTCCCTCTCAGGCCCAGAACCTCATGCGGGTGTTCCGCGAGTATGGGAGCGACCAGCAGAGCTTGTTCGGCGGTGAGGCAAAATCCCAGACGTTTGGGCGTTTGACATTCTCCCAGGCGTTGAGCCTCCTGGTGATCCCGGACGAGGACGAGCGGGAGAAGTTCGTGCTTGAGAATGATGTGGAGCACATGAGCGTCCGGGAGTTGAACGAGGCGCTCAAGGCGAGGGACGAGGCCGAGGAAAAGGCCGCTGCCGCCGAGGATGAGGCCCGCGGACTGCGACAGGAAACGGAGCGGCTCCGGGAGGAACTCGCCGATCAGGCCCAAGTCTACAAGGCCAAGCTGACCGCTGCCGATGTGGAAACGACCGAGGCCAACAGGAAGGCACGAGAAGCCCAGGAGGCCCTTGATAAGCAGAGGGAGAAGGCCCAGCGGCTCCAGGATGCTCTGAGTGAGGCCAACACCTCCGCACAAGCCGCCGAGGGGGAACACGCCCGCCTGACGCAGGAACTGGAGGAGCTTCGCAACCGGCCCGCCGAGGCGGACACGGCGGCGGTAGAGGCCGCCCGTCAGGCCGCCATCGCCGAGATGACAGAGAAGGTGGACAAGGCCAAGGATGCCAAGGAGAAGGCCGAGGAAAAGCGCAAGGCCGCTGAGGAGTCCCTGGAGGCCGCACAAAAGGAGCTGGCTGACCTGAAGGCCAAGGGGCCGGAGGTCCGGGAACTCACCCAAGAGGAAAAGGACGCCCTGACCGCCGAGGCGGTGGAGCGCATCAAGGCCGAGAACGCAGAGCGAATGCAGGCTCTTGAAAAGCAGCTGTCCAAGGCTGATCCCGATACAACCACCCTCATGGTACTGTTCAAGGGCTGGCAGGAGACCTATGCGAAGATGCAGGAAACTCTGCGCCGGATCGAGGCCGCAGACAGAGATAAGGCCCAAAGACTGCGGGGCGGAATCCGAAAGGCACTGGAAACCACGCTGGAGCAGATGACCTAA
- the xerC_9 gene encoding Tyrosine recombinase XerC, whose product MATVEKRGKGYRITVAAGIDLNGKQIRHRLNWTPDEKLTPRQVEKELNRQVARFEEQVKTGSIAAEGNIRFADFAERYMTDYGRPNLKPTTLSNYQRNLVRINQAIGHIRLKDLTTFHIQAFYRNLQEDGIRNREVAICKADLRELIGTQRGAMTAFSARAGVSRATIKYAIDGKPINRASADAIAVALGTKTDKLFDVVDHREPLAPATIHSYHRTISSILEKAVKWHCIPTNPAEGAELPSLAGHKARYLDEPDAKKMLQLLQEEPIKWRAPITFDLLSGLRRSELLGLRWQDVDLDTGVIHIVQTSNYVSGTGVYVSTPKTEDSDRYLKVSRTAILMLLEYKAWQDDMRAKVGDAWEGTAEDDRIFTNEVGRPMFPTSLTQWMGKFIKRSGLPPACVHSLRHTYASLLIAEGTPLVVVSNNLGHAQVSTTNDIYSHVVASAEAKAAQVTDKFAEDIHPKFTPKAKKEGAL is encoded by the coding sequence ATGGCAACCGTAGAAAAACGCGGGAAGGGTTACCGCATCACCGTGGCTGCTGGCATAGACCTCAACGGCAAGCAGATCCGCCACCGGCTGAATTGGACGCCTGACGAGAAGCTGACACCCCGCCAAGTGGAAAAAGAACTGAACCGGCAGGTCGCCCGCTTTGAGGAGCAGGTCAAGACTGGCTCTATCGCTGCAGAGGGAAACATCCGGTTTGCGGACTTTGCCGAGAGATACATGACTGACTATGGGCGGCCCAACTTAAAGCCCACTACCCTATCTAACTACCAGCGCAACCTCGTCCGCATCAATCAGGCCATCGGTCACATACGTCTGAAAGATTTAACCACATTCCACATTCAGGCATTTTACCGCAACCTCCAGGAGGATGGCATCCGCAACAGAGAAGTGGCCATCTGTAAGGCCGACCTCCGGGAGCTTATTGGCACACAGCGCGGAGCCATGACCGCATTTTCTGCCCGTGCCGGAGTCAGCCGGGCCACTATCAAATACGCCATTGACGGCAAGCCCATCAACCGCGCCTCCGCCGATGCTATAGCGGTGGCCCTGGGTACGAAAACCGACAAGCTCTTTGACGTGGTCGATCACAGGGAGCCTTTGGCCCCCGCCACCATCCACTCTTATCACCGCACGATCTCCTCCATCTTGGAGAAGGCCGTCAAATGGCATTGCATCCCCACGAACCCCGCAGAGGGAGCCGAGCTGCCCTCCCTGGCTGGGCACAAGGCCCGGTACCTGGACGAGCCGGATGCAAAGAAAATGCTCCAGTTGCTCCAGGAGGAGCCGATTAAGTGGAGGGCACCCATCACCTTTGACCTGCTCTCCGGTCTGCGCCGGTCGGAGCTTCTGGGCCTGCGCTGGCAGGATGTAGACCTGGATACCGGCGTAATCCACATCGTCCAGACCTCAAACTATGTATCCGGCACTGGCGTATACGTTAGCACCCCTAAGACCGAGGATTCAGACCGCTATCTGAAGGTGTCCCGGACGGCCATTCTCATGCTACTGGAGTACAAGGCTTGGCAGGATGACATGAGGGCGAAGGTAGGGGACGCCTGGGAGGGAACTGCTGAGGATGACCGCATCTTTACAAACGAGGTGGGGCGGCCCATGTTCCCCACATCCTTGACACAGTGGATGGGGAAATTCATCAAGCGCAGCGGCCTTCCTCCGGCCTGTGTCCATTCGCTCAGGCATACCTACGCCAGCCTTCTGATCGCAGAGGGTACGCCCCTGGTGGTCGTTTCAAACAACTTAGGCCATGCCCAGGTGAGTACTACCAACGACATCTATTCCCACGTTGTAGCCTCGGCAGAAGCAAAGGCCGCTCAGGTGACGGACAAGTTTGCCGAAGACATTCACCCCAAATTCACCCCAAAAGCAAAAAAAGAGGGCGCGTTATAA
- the Int-Tn_3 gene encoding Tn916 family transposase, which translates to MAKKRANGEGNIRKRKDGRWEGRYTAGYDSETGKRIIKNVLGKTQAEVKEKLAQAQQETAGLDVGRSEDYTVASWLRSWYELYAKPNVRPATADRYQLIIETYTIPRIGKIKLKRLTSRDLQKLYKDLMERGRIQKRSGKGNPGLSSTTVRSVHLTLHCAFERAVKERLIPRNPTDDCIAPKVQKVEMKTLLPEHLKSYLDAANARNVLPMFYLELVSGLRKGELVALLWSDLDAEHKTISVSKQYVRNPSGEVMLSRPKTETSVRQVSIPQDAVNLLIQEHSKHPDNQYMFPSPVTGEMYHPDSVVKLHEKILKDAGLEHIRFHDLRHTFATLALQNGVDVKTVSSMLGHYDAGFTLRTYTHATRQQQNRAAETMGNFMAQVM; encoded by the coding sequence GTGGCAAAGAAACGCGCAAATGGTGAGGGCAACATCCGCAAGCGCAAGGATGGTCGCTGGGAGGGCCGCTACACGGCCGGCTATGACTCCGAAACTGGAAAACGGATCATCAAGAACGTCCTCGGCAAAACCCAGGCAGAGGTCAAGGAGAAGTTGGCCCAGGCACAGCAGGAGACGGCTGGTCTGGACGTGGGCCGCAGTGAGGACTACACAGTGGCCAGCTGGTTGAGAAGTTGGTACGAACTCTACGCCAAGCCCAACGTCAGGCCGGCCACAGCAGACCGTTACCAGCTAATCATCGAGACCTACACCATCCCGCGGATCGGCAAGATCAAACTCAAAAGGCTGACCTCCCGTGATCTCCAGAAACTCTACAAAGACCTGATGGAGCGTGGCAGGATACAGAAACGGAGCGGTAAAGGTAACCCAGGACTGAGTAGCACCACAGTACGAAGCGTCCACCTCACCCTGCACTGTGCCTTCGAGAGAGCAGTCAAGGAACGGCTCATCCCTCGCAACCCTACCGACGACTGCATCGCCCCTAAAGTGCAGAAGGTAGAGATGAAAACGCTCCTACCAGAGCACCTGAAGTCCTACCTGGATGCCGCAAACGCCAGGAATGTCCTCCCCATGTTCTACCTGGAGTTGGTCAGTGGACTGAGAAAAGGTGAATTGGTGGCGCTCCTCTGGAGCGACCTGGATGCAGAGCATAAGACGATCTCCGTCAGCAAACAGTACGTCCGCAACCCCAGTGGGGAGGTGATGCTCTCCAGGCCAAAGACGGAAACCTCGGTACGGCAGGTATCCATCCCACAGGATGCGGTTAATCTGCTGATCCAGGAACACAGCAAGCACCCGGACAACCAGTATATGTTCCCCTCACCAGTGACCGGAGAGATGTACCACCCGGATTCAGTGGTAAAGCTCCATGAAAAGATACTGAAGGATGCTGGCTTGGAACACATCCGCTTCCACGACCTGAGGCACACATTCGCAACCCTGGCCCTCCAGAACGGCGTGGACGTGAAAACGGTCTCCAGTATGCTGGGCCATTACGACGCGGGTTTCACTCTCCGTACCTACACCCACGCCACCAGGCAACAGCAGAACCGGGCGGCGGAGACAATGGGAAATTTTATGGCACAGGTCATGTAA
- the btuD_3 gene encoding Vitamin B12 import ATP-binding protein BtuD: protein MLTVEHVTKCYGKFTALEDISLQFTSGVYGLLAPNGAGKTTLIKMLTTLLFPTSGQILWEGEDIHALDEHYRGLLGYLPQEFGYYPGYTPRQFLRYVAALQCIPRKEADGRISELLELVGLSDAEHKKMRQLSGGMRQRVGIAQAMLNDPKLLILDEPTAGLDPRERVRFRNLIHSLAEDRIVILSTHIVSDIETIAGKIVMFRDHKLFCCDSPAGICGKMKGRVFEVPAETALEENQFLLSERQGEQGTVLRIFCDTPPQGVVPVTPSLEDAFLAIYREGQV from the coding sequence ATGCTTACAGTTGAACATGTCACCAAATGCTATGGTAAATTTACTGCCCTGGAGGACATTTCTCTGCAATTTACTTCTGGGGTTTATGGCCTGCTGGCTCCCAATGGGGCGGGCAAGACCACCCTCATCAAAATGCTCACTACCCTGCTGTTTCCCACCTCCGGCCAGATCCTATGGGAAGGTGAGGACATCCACGCCCTGGACGAGCACTATCGGGGCTTGTTGGGCTATCTGCCTCAGGAATTCGGCTACTACCCCGGCTACACCCCCCGGCAGTTTCTGCGCTATGTCGCTGCACTCCAGTGTATCCCCCGGAAGGAAGCCGATGGGAGAATCAGCGAACTGCTGGAGCTGGTGGGGCTGTCCGATGCGGAACACAAGAAAATGCGGCAGCTCTCCGGCGGGATGCGTCAGCGGGTGGGCATCGCCCAGGCCATGCTCAACGACCCCAAGCTGCTGATTCTGGACGAGCCCACTGCCGGATTGGACCCGCGGGAGCGGGTGCGGTTCCGCAATCTGATTCACTCTTTGGCGGAAGACCGGATCGTTATTCTCTCCACCCACATCGTCTCCGACATTGAGACCATCGCCGGGAAGATCGTCATGTTCCGGGACCATAAGCTGTTCTGCTGTGACAGCCCGGCGGGTATCTGCGGCAAGATGAAGGGCCGGGTGTTTGAGGTCCCGGCGGAAACCGCTCTGGAGGAAAATCAGTTTCTCCTCAGCGAGCGGCAGGGGGAACAGGGAACGGTCCTGCGTATCTTCTGCGACACTCCACCCCAGGGAGTTGTTCCAGTGACGCCCAGCCTGGAGGACGCCTTCCTGGCGATCTACCGGGAGGGGCAGGTATGA
- the sigE_6 gene encoding ECF RNA polymerase sigma factor SigE, with translation MEQESKWIRDIQRGGSRQAAERLVERYYDEIYIFVYRQTGHKEDAMDLTQSIFLAVLRALPSYDPKKAAFRTWLYRIAANKVIDARRQSRPVTTPLEEIELPVQEDFVSQIHDRELLERIEGYVSGLSPSLQAVFRLRLYGERSFGEIAAALGQSESAVKSQYYRLLGRIREEFDPHE, from the coding sequence ATGGAGCAGGAGAGCAAGTGGATACGGGATATCCAGCGCGGCGGTTCGCGTCAGGCGGCGGAGCGGTTGGTGGAGCGGTACTACGACGAGATATACATCTTTGTCTACCGCCAGACCGGGCACAAGGAGGATGCCATGGACCTGACCCAGAGCATCTTCCTTGCGGTCCTCCGGGCGCTGCCCTCCTACGACCCGAAGAAGGCGGCCTTCCGCACCTGGCTCTATCGCATCGCTGCCAACAAGGTCATTGACGCCCGCCGCCAGTCCCGGCCCGTGACTACGCCGCTGGAGGAAATCGAACTGCCTGTTCAGGAGGACTTTGTCTCCCAGATTCATGACCGGGAGCTGCTGGAGCGGATCGAGGGCTATGTGTCCGGGTTGTCTCCTTCGCTTCAAGCCGTGTTTCGGCTAAGACTCTACGGGGAGCGGAGCTTCGGAGAGATCGCCGCCGCCCTGGGCCAGTCGGAGTCGGCGGTAAAGAGCCAATACTACCGCCTTTTGGGGCGGATCAGAGAGGAGTTTGATCCACATGAGTGA
- the Int-Tn_4 gene encoding Tn916 family transposase yields the protein MARRRPSGDGMVRKRDDGRWEGRIVVGHKENGDSIFRYVYADNQKELTAKLRQNIDAYQGIDLTEQSRMTLGEWLDTWLEQMAVILRPGTLEHYRRDMEHHVKPRLGAKLLTQLTAADLRKLYDALKQSGRVNPRHGQDRGLSSTTVHSIHTTLHHALKAAKDQGLIPVNPADEVEPPKVIHQPMKILTEEQLDIFLTTIKADKFWYDFFYTELTTGLRRGEICGLMWTDFDERDGALKINRTLHREKGGRLVAGDTKTYAGTRKIVLPPSTAELLKERKRKSFSPWIFHDPLRPEAPMNPDSAYRQLKKFLAEAGLPNIRFHDLRHTFSTHALSSGVDAKTLAGILGHTKASFTLDTYTHTTGDMQKRAADIVGGFLTDYLGEEMKPWQNAESAGTAASA from the coding sequence ATGGCAAGGCGCAGACCGTCTGGCGACGGCATGGTGCGCAAACGGGACGACGGTCGGTGGGAGGGCCGCATCGTGGTAGGACACAAGGAAAACGGCGACTCTATCTTCCGCTACGTCTACGCTGATAATCAAAAAGAGTTGACTGCAAAGCTCCGCCAGAATATCGACGCCTACCAAGGCATTGACCTAACGGAGCAGAGCAGGATGACTCTCGGGGAGTGGCTGGACACATGGCTGGAGCAGATGGCGGTCATCCTCCGGCCTGGCACGCTGGAACACTATCGCAGAGATATGGAACATCATGTGAAGCCCCGCCTGGGGGCAAAACTGCTCACCCAACTGACAGCGGCTGACCTCCGAAAGCTCTACGATGCCTTGAAGCAAAGCGGTAGGGTAAACCCTCGACATGGTCAAGACCGAGGGCTGTCCAGCACTACCGTCCACAGCATCCACACTACGCTCCACCACGCACTCAAAGCAGCAAAAGATCAGGGACTCATTCCTGTCAATCCCGCTGATGAGGTGGAGCCGCCCAAGGTAATTCACCAGCCTATGAAGATTCTAACCGAGGAGCAACTGGATATTTTCCTGACAACGATCAAAGCCGACAAATTCTGGTACGACTTCTTCTACACCGAGCTGACCACCGGTCTACGCCGAGGAGAGATCTGTGGTCTCATGTGGACTGACTTCGATGAGCGTGACGGCGCTCTGAAAATCAACCGCACCCTTCACAGGGAAAAAGGCGGCAGGCTGGTGGCTGGGGATACCAAAACCTACGCCGGCACCCGGAAAATTGTCCTGCCGCCCAGCACAGCGGAGTTGTTGAAAGAGCGAAAGCGTAAATCCTTCTCTCCCTGGATCTTTCACGATCCACTTCGTCCAGAGGCTCCTATGAATCCCGACAGTGCCTACCGACAGCTGAAGAAATTTCTGGCGGAGGCTGGACTGCCAAATATCCGCTTCCACGACCTCAGACACACATTCTCAACTCATGCGCTGTCCAGCGGTGTGGATGCCAAAACCCTGGCTGGAATCCTTGGCCACACCAAAGCGTCCTTCACTCTGGATACCTATACCCACACCACCGGCGATATGCAGAAGCGTGCCGCTGACATTGTCGGCGGCTTTCTGACTGATTACCTTGGAGAGGAGATGAAACCGTGGCAAAACGCAGAAAGCGCGGGGACGGCGGCGTCAGCCTGA